The DNA window CCAGGATACTTCACGAATCTCCTGCCACTAATTTTGTAAGAAAGATGTTTCAAAAGGGCTTTAAAGCAGATTATTATTTAGATAATAGAGAAAAGCTCTATGATATATATGATAAAGAGTTTTCATTGGTTAAAAATATGTCCTTTGAGGAAATTATAACCAATAAACAAATTCATCCTCTATTTAAAATCGACCCCATATCCTATGCCCATTTGTTGGATATGAAGAAAGTTACTTTTATAGATGCATATTTTGATCACACTTTACCTATTCCGTCTAGGAAAATTTTATATAATGAAATGTATGGCTCTAATAGGAAGGTGCTGCCTATAAGCCATGTTAACTGGCTACCCTTTGCATATTTTTTAGCAAAATACATGCTTCATAAGCTTAATGTCAATGATAAAGAAATTAAAAGGGCACTGCTTACTAGGGAAGTTATAGAAAATCCATTAGAAAAATAATTGGTGGCTGAATATGGACAAAATTAGAAAGAGTTTAAGAAAATCTTATTTTGTAGTCAATAAGATATATTTGTTCTTAATTTTTCTTCTTCTTTCTATAGAAGATATAAGCTTAGGTTTTTATTATTTTTTAATCTCTTCATTTATATACCTGTTGAAAGTTTTTAGGTCTAAGGTTCCCATAGAGGTTGATAGGGAATTTGAAGTTAAAACTTTCGTCTATAAAAAGACTGTTAATAAAGAACTCAAATTAGACCTTTACCTCCCTTATAAGGCTGGCAATAAAAATCCGTTAGTCTTCTTCTGTCATGGAGGCGGTTGGATTTCAGGCTTTAGGAACCAACCTAATAACGTATCTTGGTGTAAATTTCTTGCTTCTAAAGGGTTAGCTGTTGTAAGTATCGACTATAGATATGGATATAAAAATACCATGGAGGATATATTGTCCGATTATACTGATGCACTGAACTATGTGAAAGCAAATCACAATCAGCTTTCTATTGATAAGGATAGAATAGTTTTAATGGGATTGTCTGCAGGAGGTCACCTTTCTTTACTATATTCTACTTATCATACCAATAAAATGAATGAAAAAGAGATGGAAGGAATTAAGGGAGTAGTGGCCTACTACCCTCCTACAAATTTAAACCACATATTCACCTCTGAAAACAAGTCTATATTTGCAAAATTTGCAGCAATGCAAACTTTAAAGGGAAGGCCTGTTGACAATAAAGCGATTTATGATTACTATTCTCCCATTACTTGGGTAAGTCCGAGTATGGTCCCCTGCTTAATAGTCCATGGGAAGTTGGATAATGTGGTACCATTCAATTCCTCTTCAATGTTTGTTAAGGCTTTAAAAGACAATAAAGTTAAGCATATTTTTCTAGTTCATAAAAAAGGTGGACATTCCTTCGACACTAGATTTAAGGATATTGGGACAGTTACAATATTGGAAAGAACTGTAGGCTTTATTAGAAAGGCTGTGAATATGTAGAGGCTGATCCTATGATCATATTTCCAATATACTAAGAAAGTTAATTAAACATTGGTAAAATTAGGTTATATGAATATTTTAGAAATGGGTATAGAGACTTTAGGTTATTCTGTAAAGAATTTAGCTTGACTACATTTGTTTTTGATGTATCCTCAATATGATCGTAATTAGCTTATTTGCTTATAAATAGGGATAAAGGGGGAATGTTTATTGAAAATTGCAATTGTAACAGATAAATCCAGAATGGATTTTATACCATCGGAAGAAGGTTTTAAGGAAGATGAACAGAAGAGAAAAACCTTAGAAGAACTAAGTTCAATCCTTTCTCGTAAATATGATTGCATCTCCTTAATTGCCGATGACAATATAATTAACCAGCTGAAAGCTGAGAATGTAGACCTAGTCTTTAATCTGTGTAATGGAATAAAAGGAGATAGTAAACTTGCCCAATTACCCGCTCTTCTAGAATATGCCTGTATACCTTACACCGGTTCTTCTATACTAGGTCATACTCTTGCCATAAATAAAGTTTACTCATCAAAGATTTTCAAGGCAAATGATATACCTATACCCGACTTCGTTCCAATCTACAATATTGATCAACTTGAGAACTTAAGTATGAAGTTTCCAATTCTGATAAAGCCTAACGATGAAGGCTCCAGTAGGGGGATTCATCAAGATAGCTTGGTATTCGACATGGATAGCCTAATTAAAAAGGTTTCTGAAGAGTTGGAAATATATAACCCACCTATTATGTTGACTAAGTATATTGAAGGAAGAGAATTTTCTGTAGGCATTATTGGGAATGGAGAAGATTTAATGGTATTGCCCATTCAAGAATTAGACCTTTCTAATCTTCCTGAGAATTTCAATAAATTCTACAGTTTCGAAGTTAAGGCTTATTTAAAAGATAGGACTATATACCATATTCCAGCTAGACTAACCGATGAAGAAAAAAAACTTTTGGAAAACACCGCGATAAAAGCTTTTAAAGCTTTAGGCTTAAGAGATTATGCTAGAGTGGATATTATACTAAAGGATGGCATTCCTCATGTATTGGAAGTAAACTCACTTCCTGGACTTATGAAAGGCAAAAGCTCTTTATATAGGATGGCTGAAGCTACCGACTTGGGATATGAGGGTTTAGTATTAAAGATAGTAGAAACTGCCATTAAAAGATATCAGTTTGAAAACAACACCTTTGATGGCCCAAGGATAGTCAATATTTAATAAAGCTTAGAAGGACACTCCCTTATCCCTATCTATTAACTTCTATTACATAGGGTAAAGGGAGGTACCTACTAATTCCCAGATTCTTAGTTACTGTAGTGCCATCTTCGTATTTTATGATTACCGTGGATTCTACAGTAGCTCCGTCTATTCCTTTAAGAATTACCTTTTCCTCTCCTTCTGACAAATACTTGTTGACTTCATAATGAACAGGAGCTTTAACCTTATCTATAATATTGTGATGCCATTCTACCTTAGGGGGCTTTTTCTGACCATAAAACCCGATATATAGTCTATGCCCTACTAGCTCAGACCATATTAATATAGGGAAATCCTTATTATTCTTAAATTTAAAATCCTTACTTCCATATGCTACCGTAGCATCCTGACCATAGGGGACATAATTAACAGGCATAGAATGATTATGTCTTTCAATGATTTCTAAATCGCTTAGTATTGCTACGTTATATAATGTGGATGCAATTTTACATACCCCTCCACCTTCCGACTGAACGATATTTGGTCCTGCAAAGGAGGCTCCCATTTTATATCCTCTATCTTTGGTATAGGGTCCGATTTGTTCATTCTGAGAAAATATCTCTTGTGGAGGAATCACTATCCCCTTCACCGATTCTGATGCTAATTTTACATTGTATTCTTCTCCAGGTAATGGATCTACTAAGACTGAACAGAAAGCTGCCATCAATACATTAGCATTGTTTTGTCTCTGAGCCTGTAAGAATTTTTCATCATTAATCCAAGGGAGGTTGTTAACCCTGCCAGATGTATTGGGCACATCTATCTGAATTTCTTCTGGTTTAGCTTCGTCGATTTTTATTTCGATACCCTCCTCTTTTATAGCTTCCACATCCGTTTTTTCAGGTGTATAGGATTCTAAGGCAAGTAGCATGGCTAAATTAGCTAGAAAGGTTGATATTTTATCCTTAGACATTTATTATCCTCCATTTCTTCTTGCTATATATAATAGTTTCTATTAGAAATTAGAAAATATGCATCTATATTTACCTAGCCAAATTAATATGATAGAATATTTACAAAATAGTTTTGCTTTTTTTAATCTTCAAATACCGAGGTGGTTTTTTGAGAAATTTGTATGATCGAATAATGTCTAATCCAATTATAGCTGCAATAAAAGACTTAGACCAATTAGAAGACGTTCTAAACTCTCCTTGTGAATTAATATTTTTATTGACTGGGAATATTTTCAATTTAAAGGAGATAGCTAATAGAATAAAACAAAAAGGCAAAAGCCTTTATATTGCCATAGATTTAATAGACGGATTTTCCAAAGATACCTGGGGATTAGAATATATCATTAAAAACATACATCCAGATGGAATAATAACTGCAAAGGAGAATTTAGTGAAGCTTAGCAAAGATTTAGGCGCTTTTACCATCTTAAGATTATATATAACAGATTCTAAAACTTTAGAGTCTGGAATAATGTCTATTAAATCGACACGACCTCATGCAGTAGAAATTCTACCTGGAATTATGCCAAAAGTCATAGAAAGAGTATATAGAAGTACAAATATTCCTATTATTGCTAGTGGGCTCATTATGGATGAAGAAGATGTTGTTAATAGTCTAAATTCAGGAGCTATAGCCGTATCCAGTAGCAATAAAGATATATGGTATATTTAAAGTAAAAACTCCTACCTAAATAGGCGGGAGTTTTTATCATTTCTCAACTTATATTCATCAATTCCTTAAATTCCTTCGATTGACTTCTGCTTACTGGTATTTTAACATTTGCACCCTTTAAGGTAACATTAAAAGTAGAATTAAACCAAGGCTCTATAACCTCTATCATGTTTAAATTTATCAAAAAAGATTTATGAGACCTGAAAAAAGTATATTTGTCTAATTTATCGCTGAGTTGGCTTAATGTATAGTTTACTATGAATTTCCCCTTTGAACTAACTATTACCGTATTTTTATCTTCTACCGTGGCATATATAATTTCTTTTGTATCTAATGGAATAAGCCTTCCTTTTTCATAAA is part of the Tepidimicrobium xylanilyticum genome and encodes:
- a CDS encoding alpha/beta hydrolase, producing MDKIRKSLRKSYFVVNKIYLFLIFLLLSIEDISLGFYYFLISSFIYLLKVFRSKVPIEVDREFEVKTFVYKKTVNKELKLDLYLPYKAGNKNPLVFFCHGGGWISGFRNQPNNVSWCKFLASKGLAVVSIDYRYGYKNTMEDILSDYTDALNYVKANHNQLSIDKDRIVLMGLSAGGHLSLLYSTYHTNKMNEKEMEGIKGVVAYYPPTNLNHIFTSENKSIFAKFAAMQTLKGRPVDNKAIYDYYSPITWVSPSMVPCLIVHGKLDNVVPFNSSSMFVKALKDNKVKHIFLVHKKGGHSFDTRFKDIGTVTILERTVGFIRKAVNM
- a CDS encoding D-alanine--D-alanine ligase family protein, which produces MKIAIVTDKSRMDFIPSEEGFKEDEQKRKTLEELSSILSRKYDCISLIADDNIINQLKAENVDLVFNLCNGIKGDSKLAQLPALLEYACIPYTGSSILGHTLAINKVYSSKIFKANDIPIPDFVPIYNIDQLENLSMKFPILIKPNDEGSSRGIHQDSLVFDMDSLIKKVSEELEIYNPPIMLTKYIEGREFSVGIIGNGEDLMVLPIQELDLSNLPENFNKFYSFEVKAYLKDRTIYHIPARLTDEEKKLLENTAIKAFKALGLRDYARVDIILKDGIPHVLEVNSLPGLMKGKSSLYRMAEATDLGYEGLVLKIVETAIKRYQFENNTFDGPRIVNI
- a CDS encoding VanW family protein, which produces MSKDKISTFLANLAMLLALESYTPEKTDVEAIKEEGIEIKIDEAKPEEIQIDVPNTSGRVNNLPWINDEKFLQAQRQNNANVLMAAFCSVLVDPLPGEEYNVKLASESVKGIVIPPQEIFSQNEQIGPYTKDRGYKMGASFAGPNIVQSEGGGVCKIASTLYNVAILSDLEIIERHNHSMPVNYVPYGQDATVAYGSKDFKFKNNKDFPILIWSELVGHRLYIGFYGQKKPPKVEWHHNIIDKVKAPVHYEVNKYLSEGEEKVILKGIDGATVESTVIIKYEDGTTVTKNLGISRYLPLPYVIEVNR
- a CDS encoding glycerol-3-phosphate responsive antiterminator encodes the protein MRNLYDRIMSNPIIAAIKDLDQLEDVLNSPCELIFLLTGNIFNLKEIANRIKQKGKSLYIAIDLIDGFSKDTWGLEYIIKNIHPDGIITAKENLVKLSKDLGAFTILRLYITDSKTLESGIMSIKSTRPHAVEILPGIMPKVIERVYRSTNIPIIASGLIMDEEDVVNSLNSGAIAVSSSNKDIWYI